A window of the Candidatus Eisenbacteria bacterium genome harbors these coding sequences:
- a CDS encoding TraR/DksA family transcriptional regulator produces the protein MSPPTGETSKKAGKARKMNKKDLNKFEKILEEEKNRLISALGLLEKTVIGRSLREAIADLAASNYNPEEGSDNSEREKVLQYATSEGRLLYEIEDAIRKIGAGEYGICEECEEIIDNVRLEALPHARLCLKCQEKADRQRA, from the coding sequence ATGAGCCCACCCACAGGAGAGACATCAAAGAAAGCCGGAAAGGCCAGGAAGATGAATAAGAAGGATCTGAACAAGTTTGAAAAGATTTTAGAGGAAGAGAAGAATCGTTTGATCAGCGCGCTGGGGCTTCTAGAAAAAACCGTTATTGGACGGTCTCTGAGAGAAGCCATAGCAGATCTTGCCGCCAGTAATTACAATCCCGAAGAAGGATCTGACAATTCAGAAAGGGAAAAAGTACTGCAGTACGCCACATCAGAGGGCCGGTTGCTTTATGAAATCGAAGACGCCATCAGGAAAATAGGCGCCGGAGAATACGGCATTTGCGAGGAATGCGAGGAAATCATCGACAATGTCCGCTTGGAAGCCCTTCCGCATGCCCGGTTATGTTTGAAATGCCAGGAAAAGGCTGATCGTCAGAGGGCTTGA